From Brassica rapa cultivar Chiifu-401-42 chromosome A06, CAAS_Brap_v3.01, whole genome shotgun sequence:
AATTTCCAAATTCCGACTTCTATCACAAATAAATTATAACTTAAGTGCCTGCTTATTCAcctattttcttaaatattaataaattataactaAGTAAAACAAATAACTACTTAACtaaaattatctttttcttaCAAGTTATAATATTGTAATCTTCTATGAGAGAtcggaaataaaaaaaattagcaaaaaaataaaatgaaaaatgaaatgaaaccaaaattttggtaaAACTGTTACTTTTTGGTAATATCGTCGTAATTTATCAAACTAAGAAGTTTTGGAATTAATATGATAATTGCAATATTAGGGAAAGGAGACTATACCGGAAAAGGGGGTCTAGGTTTGAACGGAGAGGACTCTATGTCGGCGGAAGTGGCTGAGGGATGACCCGAGGCATTGGCCAAAGAGCGGCGGAGAGAGCGATGTTTATCCCAATGGTAACAGCAAGAGAATATTCCCGATAGACTGAAAATGATTATGAGAAGCAGAGCTGTGCCGAGAGGGAATCCCAGTGACGGCCGAGAAGCATCCATGTGGGGCGGAGAGAAATCTTGAGTGTTCTCCATCTACGGTGGCGATATAATCAACGGCTGAGATTGTGAGATGGTTCTCTTCGATCATGTGTTTGagaaagaaacagagagagagagagtttgtgaGTTTGTGAGAGGACAAGCGACGAAGCAGGGGGAGATATAGAGggtttatttataaaagaaagtttttattttaatgggttttagaaaacaatattttatttattttacaactGTTAAAAACTTATAAAGTTTTACTCAGTACAAAAAGCAAATATGCTGTACAATAAAGTATTAAAGTTGTCCCTTTTCTTTTCGCCTTTGAAATTCTAATTCCCCTTAATTATTATATCATCAAAGGGTAtaatttttcttgtttgtttttcaaaaagcaAGGATTATGTTTCTTGACTTTGTTTGTTGAACCTTTTtccattttaccatttttatgATGCAGGCATTTAAAGGTAATTTTTTGTACTGGAAACAAGTTTCACCTATCTAGTGAGAACAACAATGATTTATAAAGAGAAAATATCTTCTTCCCACGACGATAAACTAGCAAACTTGTATTCTGTGGAGATGTTGATAGGAATAATATGTGAGATTCTTTTACAAAATCGAAGACAAAGACTTCCAGAGCTGGACTTTTTATGTAGAAAAAGAAAATGGGATccataattttagaaatattatgaAATAGAAGTATTTTGATCaacaatacaaaaataaataacaactaATAGCAGTAGCCTCCAATCAACTTAATTGATAACGAAAGTTTTCTGATAGTTTATCAAGTTCCTCCATTTTGTTAACATGTATTGATACttgatatttcaaaaaaaaattctttattattttctagtcTTGTTTAAATGAGTCGTACATGCATCCGAGTAATGTTCCTCGTAgctgaaaacattttttttgcgTTTCAGTCTATGatacaaaagtaaaagaaaatcgATTTCGTAATGACTGTACTTTATGACATAAGGATTCGAATCTCCGAATAACGGGACCAAACTCGTTGCCTTATCGCTTCCTTACgtccaatttttatttttatatcagCTATAgtacttttaaatatatatatatatatatatatattagttatgttttatattattttataatattttttgtatgttaTATACATAAGAcgacatattttattattttcctgTGTTTCAAAATTGTAATGCAAAATTGTTTATTGCATCTCAAACAataacaccaaatttggtgttaaaattacactaaatttgatattttaattttttttatatcatctCCAACAATAACACCAAATCTTACACCaaaagtaatattatatattatttgatattttcagttttaaaacttttatatttctattattgtaattgataaataataattttcttacatctaggttatatttatattttattatttgtaagtgataaataattatagttatttactaatttattttgaatataataagaaaataaaatattttttttaattatatgaaaataaattaaaaaatacaaataatataatattatttatatttaattacaaatttgataGTAATTGATCTacattattaaatgaaacatattaaaatatattttagaaattttatgtGATAAATATTGTTACACCAAAtgtgaaagtaaatttaaaataaaaataatacaatatatttatgtttaattacaaatttgatagtaattaaactatatttttaaatgaaacatattaaaatatgtattttaaagaTTTGATGTGATGAATAGTCTTacatcaaatttggtgtaacACTATTCACATTACATTAAATTTGATGGGATAGTATCAAATTTGGTGTCTTGTTGGAAATGAaatcacaccaaatttggtgttttggtgGCTTGTTGAAGATGTTTAGTCAATTGTTTTTTTGGTCGACGATCAATAATTACATGATTAAACTCGATTTAATCAAATCTTTGTAAAAATGAAGCGTAAAAAAGGGAAGAGAGAGTGGAAAATGTACGTGGAAAGAGGAAAGAGAGAGGCCGCCTGTACGGAGAAGACGTGGACTCCAAGGTCCACCATGTTAGCGTATTAAATATTATTCGCCGTTGTCACataattttcattaattaaCCCTAATCATATACTCTTATCTCAACTAGCTACTCCCACCAAATATACTACTCATTGTCTTATACGAAATGTTTACACTTCGAGAAAGTTCGGTTTTAGGCTCTCTCCTctgtattatttaattttaaacccaAGTTGAAACTTTTATTCACGTCTATGCCTTGTGCTTTCACGTGTTCTTGCAGTTTAAGTACGCATCAAGCCGGGCAATAAGAGAGTATTGTGGTAACATAATTCTATTCTCATTCTTTTTAAGATGAATGAGAACGACAAAATCGCAATATCATTTGTTTATTCGAGGTGTTAGCTCGTCGATCTCCACCGACGATAttctgtttaatttttaaatgagttttagcattatatagtatatagtttTTGGCGTTTTTAAATGCGATAAAAATTAATTCTGGGTAAAAGTACTATTATGCtaccaaatcaaaacaaatatcacATTATTTGTCTCTATTTGATCGATTTGGTTTTCAACGTTTACAATAATGATGATAGTAGTTCGTACATTTCAAGATAAAATATTGATCATGATGTGATAAGTTTCTTTAATATTTATTGATAATGTATGGTGCTAATTCGCAAATCATAATAGACTATAATATATCTGCACTTTACGCGAAATAAagattacatatatatcaattagatctcctctctctcttcatCCTCTAACCTctctcaagaaaaaaaaaaaaaaccagttCGTTATCTCCGGCGTAGGCGGCTTGCCGCTGGCGTCGGGTCTCTTCCTTTTCCCTCCTAATTTTTTCTCTTTGCTTCGTCTCTTTGTCTCCTCTCCCTTGCCGATATGCTAAAGCTCTGAGGTTCTCGTGTGAAGATAGATTTGGGGTCCGACCATGGCGGTTTCTCCCGATCTGTAGACGCCGATAACCTTGGTGGGATGGTGAGGTTTGTGGAGGTGCGACGATTTGAAGAGTCGGCTTTTTGGGTGGCTAGGGTTTTAGATCTCCCGATTTTCTGATCTTTTTGGTGAGATTTATCTTTAGTCTGTTATGGAGGCGCGTGAGGCTCGAAGTAGGCGCCTTTGGTACAGATCTGGTTTCCACCGGTCTGTGTCGGTTTGGGATGATGGTCGTGGGTTTTGCTCTTCGCCTT
This genomic window contains:
- the LOC103874001 gene encoding uncharacterized protein At5g65660 — encoded protein: MENTQDFSPPHMDASRPSLGFPLGTALLLIIIFSLSGIFSCCYHWDKHRSLRRSLANASGHPSATSADIESSPFKPRPPFPDLKKNQNLSVPVLMPGDNTPKFIALPCPCAPHRPEKLTVDVQSPPHSPPVKPPRFPVPLY